One part of the Haliotis asinina isolate JCU_RB_2024 chromosome 2, JCU_Hal_asi_v2, whole genome shotgun sequence genome encodes these proteins:
- the LOC137273757 gene encoding nucleoside hydrolase-like isoform X5 — MAADKIPRRKFIIDTDAGIDDAQAILMCLAASDVDVVALTTVKGNATATQVTSNLLRLLKVADRLEVPIYRGCEDMLVGWQKPDEYNYHGKDGFGDVPDPAPPNPDQVQAKHGVQALVDVTKQYPGEITLIAIGPLTNVAMAIRLDRDFGSRLKACYIMGGNYKGEGNITVAGEFNFYSDPEAAYIVLNSLGCPITLTCWELCDQYSLSWETYADLRKHSSKKCQFMKDIERITVSNCKKLNWTTYVPCDEVTAACAIDDQVIAKSDHVFASVELHGDLTRGQMVVDWGNRLLKSPNVRIVKELDVERYMKLLQRAVDAS, encoded by the exons ATGGCTGCAGACAAAATTCCAAGGAGAAAGTTCATCATCGACACGGACGCCGGTATCGATGACGCCCAGGCTATACTGATGTGTCTAGCGGCGTCTGATGTCGACGTCGTGGCCCTAACCACGGTCAAGGGCAACGCTACGGCAACACAAGTGACCTCTAATCTTCTCCGACTTCTGAAGGTGGCGGACAGACTGGAG GTCCCTATCTACAGAGGTTGTGAGGACATGTTGGTTGGCTGGCAAAAACCTGACGAATACAACTACCACGGGAAGGACGGGTTTGGAGACGTTCCTGACCCCGCCCCACCCAATCCAGACCAGGTGCAGGCCAAACATGGGGTACAAGCCCTGGTGGACGTCACCAAACAATACCCAG GTGAAATAACTCTGATTGCGATAGGACCACTGACCAATGTGGCCATGGCGATACGACTAGACCGAGATTTCGGGAGTAGGCTGAAGGCGTGTTACATCATGGGTGGCAACTACAAAG gTGAGGGCAACATCACAGTGGCCGGGGAGTTCAACTTTTACAGTGACCCGGAAGCTGCCTACATCGTGCTGAACTCTCTGGGATGTCCCATCACGCTGACCTGTTGGGAGCTCTGTGACCAGTATTCTCTGTCCTGG GAAACATATGCAGATCTGAGAAAACACAGTTCCAAGAAATGCCAGTTTATGAAGGACATTGAAAGAATAACGGTGTCCAACTGTAAGAAGCTAAACTGGACAACGTACGTCCCTTGTGACGAAGTGACGGCCGCATGCGCAATAGATGACCAGGTCATCGCGAAAAGTGACCACGTGTTCGCAAGTGTGGAACTGCATGGTGACTTGACCCGAGGTCAGATGGTGGTCGACTGGGGAAATCGCCTCCTGAAGAGTCCAAATGTTCGGATTGTGAAAGAACTTGATGTTGAGCGGTATATGAAATTACTGCAGCGTGCGGTCGATGCGTCTTAA
- the LOC137273757 gene encoding nucleoside hydrolase-like isoform X3: MHFFHAFRVHCRRRDKLKRDFASLFSPSGISNKAVMAADKIPRRKFIIDTDAGIDDAQAILMCLAASDVDVVALTTVKGNATATQVTSNLLRLLKVADRLEVPIYRGCEDMLVGWQKPDEYNYHGKDGFGDVPDPAPPNPDQVQAKHGVQALVDVTKQYPGEITLIAIGPLTNVAMAIRLDRDFGSRLKACYIMGGNYKGEGNITVAGEFNFYSDPEAAYIVLNSLGCPITLTCWELCDQYSLSWETYADLRKHSSKKCQFMKDIERITVSNCKKLNWTTYVPCDEVTAACAIDDQVIAKSDHVFASVELHGDLTRGQMVVDWGNRLLKSPNVRIVKELDVERYMKLLQRAVDAS, from the exons ATGCATTTCTTTCACGCTTTCCGAGTGCATTGTCGTCGCAG AGACAAACTGAAAAGAGACTTTGCGTCACTGTTTTCTCCATCGGGTATTAGTAACAAG GCTGTCATGGCTGCAGACAAAATTCCAAGGAGAAAGTTCATCATCGACACGGACGCCGGTATCGATGACGCCCAGGCTATACTGATGTGTCTAGCGGCGTCTGATGTCGACGTCGTGGCCCTAACCACGGTCAAGGGCAACGCTACGGCAACACAAGTGACCTCTAATCTTCTCCGACTTCTGAAGGTGGCGGACAGACTGGAG GTCCCTATCTACAGAGGTTGTGAGGACATGTTGGTTGGCTGGCAAAAACCTGACGAATACAACTACCACGGGAAGGACGGGTTTGGAGACGTTCCTGACCCCGCCCCACCCAATCCAGACCAGGTGCAGGCCAAACATGGGGTACAAGCCCTGGTGGACGTCACCAAACAATACCCAG GTGAAATAACTCTGATTGCGATAGGACCACTGACCAATGTGGCCATGGCGATACGACTAGACCGAGATTTCGGGAGTAGGCTGAAGGCGTGTTACATCATGGGTGGCAACTACAAAG gTGAGGGCAACATCACAGTGGCCGGGGAGTTCAACTTTTACAGTGACCCGGAAGCTGCCTACATCGTGCTGAACTCTCTGGGATGTCCCATCACGCTGACCTGTTGGGAGCTCTGTGACCAGTATTCTCTGTCCTGG GAAACATATGCAGATCTGAGAAAACACAGTTCCAAGAAATGCCAGTTTATGAAGGACATTGAAAGAATAACGGTGTCCAACTGTAAGAAGCTAAACTGGACAACGTACGTCCCTTGTGACGAAGTGACGGCCGCATGCGCAATAGATGACCAGGTCATCGCGAAAAGTGACCACGTGTTCGCAAGTGTGGAACTGCATGGTGACTTGACCCGAGGTCAGATGGTGGTCGACTGGGGAAATCGCCTCCTGAAGAGTCCAAATGTTCGGATTGTGAAAGAACTTGATGTTGAGCGGTATATGAAATTACTGCAGCGTGCGGTCGATGCGTCTTAA
- the LOC137273757 gene encoding nucleoside hydrolase-like isoform X2, which yields MNIFVRSSFLSAIFRSRDKLKRDFASLFSPSGISNKAVMAADKIPRRKFIIDTDAGIDDAQAILMCLAASDVDVVALTTVKGNATATQVTSNLLRLLKVADRLEVPIYRGCEDMLVGWQKPDEYNYHGKDGFGDVPDPAPPNPDQVQAKHGVQALVDVTKQYPGEITLIAIGPLTNVAMAIRLDRDFGSRLKACYIMGGNYKGEGNITVAGEFNFYSDPEAAYIVLNSLGCPITLTCWELCDQYSLSWETYADLRKHSSKKCQFMKDIERITVSNCKKLNWTTYVPCDEVTAACAIDDQVIAKSDHVFASVELHGDLTRGQMVVDWGNRLLKSPNVRIVKELDVERYMKLLQRAVDAS from the exons ATGAATATATTTGTGAG ATCTAGCTTTTTGTCGGCAATATTTCGTTCCAGAGACAAACTGAAAAGAGACTTTGCGTCACTGTTTTCTCCATCGGGTATTAGTAACAAG GCTGTCATGGCTGCAGACAAAATTCCAAGGAGAAAGTTCATCATCGACACGGACGCCGGTATCGATGACGCCCAGGCTATACTGATGTGTCTAGCGGCGTCTGATGTCGACGTCGTGGCCCTAACCACGGTCAAGGGCAACGCTACGGCAACACAAGTGACCTCTAATCTTCTCCGACTTCTGAAGGTGGCGGACAGACTGGAG GTCCCTATCTACAGAGGTTGTGAGGACATGTTGGTTGGCTGGCAAAAACCTGACGAATACAACTACCACGGGAAGGACGGGTTTGGAGACGTTCCTGACCCCGCCCCACCCAATCCAGACCAGGTGCAGGCCAAACATGGGGTACAAGCCCTGGTGGACGTCACCAAACAATACCCAG GTGAAATAACTCTGATTGCGATAGGACCACTGACCAATGTGGCCATGGCGATACGACTAGACCGAGATTTCGGGAGTAGGCTGAAGGCGTGTTACATCATGGGTGGCAACTACAAAG gTGAGGGCAACATCACAGTGGCCGGGGAGTTCAACTTTTACAGTGACCCGGAAGCTGCCTACATCGTGCTGAACTCTCTGGGATGTCCCATCACGCTGACCTGTTGGGAGCTCTGTGACCAGTATTCTCTGTCCTGG GAAACATATGCAGATCTGAGAAAACACAGTTCCAAGAAATGCCAGTTTATGAAGGACATTGAAAGAATAACGGTGTCCAACTGTAAGAAGCTAAACTGGACAACGTACGTCCCTTGTGACGAAGTGACGGCCGCATGCGCAATAGATGACCAGGTCATCGCGAAAAGTGACCACGTGTTCGCAAGTGTGGAACTGCATGGTGACTTGACCCGAGGTCAGATGGTGGTCGACTGGGGAAATCGCCTCCTGAAGAGTCCAAATGTTCGGATTGTGAAAGAACTTGATGTTGAGCGGTATATGAAATTACTGCAGCGTGCGGTCGATGCGTCTTAA
- the LOC137273757 gene encoding nucleoside hydrolase-like isoform X1 — MHFFHAFRVHCRRRSSFLSAIFRSRDKLKRDFASLFSPSGISNKAVMAADKIPRRKFIIDTDAGIDDAQAILMCLAASDVDVVALTTVKGNATATQVTSNLLRLLKVADRLEVPIYRGCEDMLVGWQKPDEYNYHGKDGFGDVPDPAPPNPDQVQAKHGVQALVDVTKQYPGEITLIAIGPLTNVAMAIRLDRDFGSRLKACYIMGGNYKGEGNITVAGEFNFYSDPEAAYIVLNSLGCPITLTCWELCDQYSLSWETYADLRKHSSKKCQFMKDIERITVSNCKKLNWTTYVPCDEVTAACAIDDQVIAKSDHVFASVELHGDLTRGQMVVDWGNRLLKSPNVRIVKELDVERYMKLLQRAVDAS, encoded by the exons ATGCATTTCTTTCACGCTTTCCGAGTGCATTGTCGTCGCAG ATCTAGCTTTTTGTCGGCAATATTTCGTTCCAGAGACAAACTGAAAAGAGACTTTGCGTCACTGTTTTCTCCATCGGGTATTAGTAACAAG GCTGTCATGGCTGCAGACAAAATTCCAAGGAGAAAGTTCATCATCGACACGGACGCCGGTATCGATGACGCCCAGGCTATACTGATGTGTCTAGCGGCGTCTGATGTCGACGTCGTGGCCCTAACCACGGTCAAGGGCAACGCTACGGCAACACAAGTGACCTCTAATCTTCTCCGACTTCTGAAGGTGGCGGACAGACTGGAG GTCCCTATCTACAGAGGTTGTGAGGACATGTTGGTTGGCTGGCAAAAACCTGACGAATACAACTACCACGGGAAGGACGGGTTTGGAGACGTTCCTGACCCCGCCCCACCCAATCCAGACCAGGTGCAGGCCAAACATGGGGTACAAGCCCTGGTGGACGTCACCAAACAATACCCAG GTGAAATAACTCTGATTGCGATAGGACCACTGACCAATGTGGCCATGGCGATACGACTAGACCGAGATTTCGGGAGTAGGCTGAAGGCGTGTTACATCATGGGTGGCAACTACAAAG gTGAGGGCAACATCACAGTGGCCGGGGAGTTCAACTTTTACAGTGACCCGGAAGCTGCCTACATCGTGCTGAACTCTCTGGGATGTCCCATCACGCTGACCTGTTGGGAGCTCTGTGACCAGTATTCTCTGTCCTGG GAAACATATGCAGATCTGAGAAAACACAGTTCCAAGAAATGCCAGTTTATGAAGGACATTGAAAGAATAACGGTGTCCAACTGTAAGAAGCTAAACTGGACAACGTACGTCCCTTGTGACGAAGTGACGGCCGCATGCGCAATAGATGACCAGGTCATCGCGAAAAGTGACCACGTGTTCGCAAGTGTGGAACTGCATGGTGACTTGACCCGAGGTCAGATGGTGGTCGACTGGGGAAATCGCCTCCTGAAGAGTCCAAATGTTCGGATTGTGAAAGAACTTGATGTTGAGCGGTATATGAAATTACTGCAGCGTGCGGTCGATGCGTCTTAA
- the LOC137273757 gene encoding nucleoside hydrolase-like isoform X4 — MRMIMSRRHAFLSRFPSALSSQAVMAADKIPRRKFIIDTDAGIDDAQAILMCLAASDVDVVALTTVKGNATATQVTSNLLRLLKVADRLEVPIYRGCEDMLVGWQKPDEYNYHGKDGFGDVPDPAPPNPDQVQAKHGVQALVDVTKQYPGEITLIAIGPLTNVAMAIRLDRDFGSRLKACYIMGGNYKGEGNITVAGEFNFYSDPEAAYIVLNSLGCPITLTCWELCDQYSLSWETYADLRKHSSKKCQFMKDIERITVSNCKKLNWTTYVPCDEVTAACAIDDQVIAKSDHVFASVELHGDLTRGQMVVDWGNRLLKSPNVRIVKELDVERYMKLLQRAVDAS; from the exons ATGAGGATGATCATGAGCAGACGACATGCATTTCTTTCACGCTTTCCGAGTGCATTGTCGTCGCAG GCTGTCATGGCTGCAGACAAAATTCCAAGGAGAAAGTTCATCATCGACACGGACGCCGGTATCGATGACGCCCAGGCTATACTGATGTGTCTAGCGGCGTCTGATGTCGACGTCGTGGCCCTAACCACGGTCAAGGGCAACGCTACGGCAACACAAGTGACCTCTAATCTTCTCCGACTTCTGAAGGTGGCGGACAGACTGGAG GTCCCTATCTACAGAGGTTGTGAGGACATGTTGGTTGGCTGGCAAAAACCTGACGAATACAACTACCACGGGAAGGACGGGTTTGGAGACGTTCCTGACCCCGCCCCACCCAATCCAGACCAGGTGCAGGCCAAACATGGGGTACAAGCCCTGGTGGACGTCACCAAACAATACCCAG GTGAAATAACTCTGATTGCGATAGGACCACTGACCAATGTGGCCATGGCGATACGACTAGACCGAGATTTCGGGAGTAGGCTGAAGGCGTGTTACATCATGGGTGGCAACTACAAAG gTGAGGGCAACATCACAGTGGCCGGGGAGTTCAACTTTTACAGTGACCCGGAAGCTGCCTACATCGTGCTGAACTCTCTGGGATGTCCCATCACGCTGACCTGTTGGGAGCTCTGTGACCAGTATTCTCTGTCCTGG GAAACATATGCAGATCTGAGAAAACACAGTTCCAAGAAATGCCAGTTTATGAAGGACATTGAAAGAATAACGGTGTCCAACTGTAAGAAGCTAAACTGGACAACGTACGTCCCTTGTGACGAAGTGACGGCCGCATGCGCAATAGATGACCAGGTCATCGCGAAAAGTGACCACGTGTTCGCAAGTGTGGAACTGCATGGTGACTTGACCCGAGGTCAGATGGTGGTCGACTGGGGAAATCGCCTCCTGAAGAGTCCAAATGTTCGGATTGTGAAAGAACTTGATGTTGAGCGGTATATGAAATTACTGCAGCGTGCGGTCGATGCGTCTTAA
- the LOC137273760 gene encoding nucleoside hydrolase-like, translating to MATNTNSKRKFIIDTDAGIDDAQAILMCLETSDVEVVAITAVAVNTSAAQVVKNLLRLLKAAGRLDVPIYRGCEDMLLGWQKPDDYNYHGKDGFGDVPDPAPPNPDQVQAKHGVQALVDVTKQYPGEITLVALGPLTNISMAIQMDKQFGSRLKGCFIMGGNYRAEGNITASGEFNFYSDPEAAYIVLNSLGCPITLACWELCLDCFFPWELYGKLRSFPSAKCELMKTIERTIVGECQKEGRKYEVADEMAMACALNDDVIRKSDEVYATVELHGNLTRGQMVVDWRKVLPKKPNVRLVLEMDKPILEKMLLKAFED from the exons ATGGCGACCAACACGAACAGCAAGCGGAAGTTCATCATTGATACAGATGCAGGCATTGATGATGCTCAGGCGATACTTATGTGTCTAGAGACGTCTGATGTCGAGGTCGTCGCTATCACCGCAGTCGCGGTAAACACGTCAGCAGCGCAGGTGGTGAAGAACCTTCTCAGACTTCTCAAGGCGGCTGGTAGGCTTGAT GTCCCGATCTACAGAGGTTGTGAGGACATGCTGCTTGGATGGCAAAAACCCGACGACTACAACTACCACGGGAAGGACGGGTTTGGAGACGTTCCTGACCCCGCCCCACCCAATCCAGACCAGGTGCAGGCTAAACATGGGGTACAAGCCCTGGTGGACGTCACCAAACAATACCCAG GGGAAATAACTCTGGTAGCTCTTGGGCCACTGACGAATATTTCCATGGCTATCCAGATGGACAAGCAGTTCGGCAGCAGGCTGAAAGGCTGTTTCATCATGGGCGGCAATTATAGAG CCGAGGGCAACATCACAGCGAGCGGGGAGTTCAACTTTTACAGTGACCCGGAAGCTGCCTACATCGTGCTGAACTCCCTGGGATGCCCCATCACGCTGGCCTGTTGGGAGCTCTGTCTAGACTGCTTCTTTCCCTGG GAGTTGTATGGGAAATTGAGAAGCTTTCCGTCAGCGAAATGCGAGCTCATGAAGACAATTGAACGTACCATAGTAGGTGAATGCCAGAAAGAGGGGCGGAAGTACGAGGTTGCAGACGAGATGGCTATGGCCTGCGCTcttaatgatgacgtcatcagaaAAAGTGATGAAGTATACGCAACTGTTGAACTGCATGGTAACTTAACCAGAGGTCAAATGGTTGTTGATTGGAGAAAGGTGCTTCCCAAGAAGCCAAATGTAAGACTTGTGCTTGAAATGGACAAAccaatattggaaaagatgttgtTGAAAGCATTTGAGGACTAG